The genomic DNA CTCGACATCGTGCGGCACGAACCATCCTTGCTGGTAAGGATTGGATTCCACGCAGCCATAGCCCTCTTGCAAACGTCCTTTTTCAGGCAAAGAAGAAAAGACGCCTTTCTCATTACGCGGACGGAACCATCCCGATTCAGGATCGAAGATAGTTGCATACGACAGGGCACGCTTGTCAAAATGAGCCCGGTCGCCCTCTTTCCCCAACCACTCGGCCAAACGGGCCATGCACCAATCCGTATAATCGTATTCCAGCGTGCAGGATATATTGCCGGGCGTATAGCCGTCGTCATTATTGCTAAAGCGCCGGGAGGTGTTCAGAGCATAGCGGTATGCTTTCTCCACGTCATAATCCCGAATACCTTTCCGGTAAGCATCACACAAAACCGAAATGGCGGGATTGCCCACCATGCAGCCGGAGTAAGCATTCAAGAGCTCCCACCGTTCGAGATATTCGTTACCACTCTGGTCGGCTATCTCCACAAGCGAGTTGACAAGATCGTTCACCATCTCCGGGTTGATGATGGTCTGAAGAGGCATCTGGCTACGGAAGACATCCCATCCGCTGAAGATCGTCCGTTTACGGAACTTGCCAGTCTGATGGATCTTTTTATCCGCCCCGGTGTACTCACCGTTGATGTCGCTGCAAAGGCGCGGATCAATCAACGTATGATAAAGAGCCGTGTAGAAAACCCTCTTTTCCTCGTCGGTTCCTCCCTCGACGGAGACTTTCGCCAACTCGTCATTCCAAAGACGGACACACTCGGCATGCGTCCGGTCAAAATCGAAGTCTTTCATCTCCGCCGCCAAATTCTCCTCCGCATTCTTCAAACTGGTATAAGAGATACCACTCTTTAGCAAGATCACTTCATCTGGTTTGGTTTCAAAATTGGCATAAAAGCCTAAGTGCTTGCCTTCAAATGCCGAAACGGAAGGATGGATGGCTGCTTGGCGGATTGCTTCGCGATAGCGCTCGCTACAAACATCTTCACGTTTACGTCCCCAATCGTCCGGAATATCGGCAGACCAAACGCCATGTCCGGAAAAAGGTTTGGAAAATTGGGCATAGAAATAGACCGTATAGTCGGCCTTACCGTCACCGTTTCCCCAACCGCCTCCATCAGGCGTACATTGCATCCAGCCCTTGATGGTATGGTCGTCCACCACCTCTACGCTCTGAAGTGTCGATGTTCCTCCTACCCGCCGGGCCAGATCGACTTGTATGCGGGCCTCCTTGCTTTCCGGGAAAGTGAAACGAAGCATTCCGCTATGAGGCAAAGCGGTCGCTTCCGCCTGAATCTTATAATCGGAAAGAAAAACAGAGTAATAGCCTGCCGAGGCTTTTTCGGTCGACTTGTCATACCGGGAACGATATCCTTCTTCCGGCTTGTCTTCCGTGCCGGCGAATGTATGCAAATCCCCGATTGTAGGCATCACCAAGAAGTTCCCCAAATCGCCGTACCAGCCGATACCGGACATTTGCGTAAATGCGAATCCTTCGATAGTCGTATGCTCATAACTATAGCCGGGACCGTTGTCGCCTCCGGTAATCGTGTTGGGGCTGACCTGCACCATACCGAAAGGAGCTGTCGCCCCGGGAAACGTTTTTCCAAGTCCATGACTCGCGCCCGCCAGTTCTGTATTCGTTGAAGCTCCTACAAACGGATTTACATAAGAGGACAAAGGACGCCCGACTGCTTCCTTCTCCACCGTATGGCAGGAAAACAAAGAAAGGGGCAAGAATAGCCCCAACAAAGAATGTCTAATATTCATTATTACCAGATTAAAAAAAGGCGGCATCAAAAGTCGTCATCCGTCATCCCCGGATCAAGTCCGCCATGACAGAACACTTTTGATGCCGCCTCGTTCTACAAAGCTTATAAAGCCAATTCCTTCAATATCCCATCCGTCGCACCCGCATTGCCTTTCACAAACTGGCCGGCACTCTCGCCGGCAGCCTTCAAGACCTCTGCATAGGTCAACAGCTCATCCATCTTGGCCACGAACTCATCTTTTGATGCGACCGAGAATCCTCCGCCCACTTTGATCAAGTCACGGGCCTCCTTGAACTTCTGAAACCGGGGACCGAACAACACCGGAATACCGTAAACCGCCGCCTCCAACGTATTATGGATGCCGGCTCCGAAACCGCCGCCGATATAGGCGATCGTCCCATACCGATAGATGGAAGACAACAGCCCGAAACTATCCACGATCAAACAATCTTTCCCTTCGAGCAGGCTCTTGTCCTGCATCACATCGGACAAGCGGACAGACGGGCGTTTCAACAACGACTCGATATACATCAGATGTTCCCGGTGAATCTCGTGCGGGGCGATGATCAGCTTCATCTCCGGATGCTCGTTGAAATAAGGGATCAGTATCTCCTCATCCTGCGGCCAGGAACTCCCGGCGATCAGCGTCTGACATCTTTCCCCTACAAACCGTTCGAATTCTGGCAACTCACGCGCCTGATTACGCACGTCCAACACACGGTCGAAACGGGTATCGCCGTAGACCGTCACGTTACGGATGCCATATTGCCCAAGCAGTTCCTTCGAACGTTCGTCCTGCACAAACAAATGCGTAAAGCAGTACAGCATCTTTCGATAAGGAACTCCGAACCATTGAAAGAACAACTGGTCGGGACGGAAGATCGCTGAAATGATATAAACCGGGATTCCCCGCTTCTTCAACTCACGCAAATAGTTTCCCCAAAACTCATACTTGATGAAAACAGCCACAGCAGGATTCGCCAGATTCAGGAACTTCTTTACCCGGTAAGGCGTATCGAAAGGCAGATAGCAAACGATATCCGCCCCGTTATAGTTTTTCCGCACTTCATAGCCTGAGGGAGAAAAGAATGTAAGCAATATCTTATATTCCGGATATTGCGCCTTGACCTTTTCGATCATAGGACGCCCTTGCTCAAACTCTCCCAACGAAGAAGCATGAAACCAGATGTACTTCGCATTCCGGTCTATCTTCTCACGCAAAATGCTATTCGTCTTCCACTGGCCGAAACGCATCAGGCGTGCCTTCCGGTGGAAAGGAGAAATCATAGCGACAATAAAGGCATAGAAATGTATGAGTAAGCTGTACATGATAAAAGAATTGTCAATTATCAATTGTCAATTGACAATTTATCTATCGCTCTCTGGATGCGGCGGATAGACTCTTCCTTACCCAAGGCTTCCGTTATGTCGAAGATATGCGGACCTTTGCCTTCACCGACAAGGGCCAGACGAGTCGCATTCATTATATTTCCCAAATGGTAGCCTTTGCTTTCGATCCAGGCTTTTACCTCTTCTTCCGTACCTTCGATATCGAACGGTTCACGTGCGCGAAGCACTTCGATCAGTTCGGCAAGCTGGGCGGCACTGTCTTCCTTCCAGCGTTTTTTGCGTGTCTTTTCATCATATTCCGTCGGAGCGATGAAGAAGAACGAGCAAAGATCCCACAAGTCCTTGATAAAGGTGGCACGGTCTTTCATCATGGCTACGACCTTCTCCACATAGGCTGGGTCTGCTTTCACACCGTGGCTTTCGAGGATCGGCATAAAGAGGGCGGCTGCTTCCTTATTGTCCATAGCCTGGATATAATGATGGTTGAACCATTTTCCCTTTTCATAATCAAATTTGGCTCCGCTCTTGCTGCAACGGCTCAGATCGAAGCTATGGATCAGTTCGTCCATGCTCATTACTTCCTGATCATTACCAGGATTCCATCCCAACAAGGCCAGAAAGTTGACAACCGCTTCGGGCAGGTAACCGCTCTCGCGATAACCAGAAGAAACCTCACCGCTCTTCGGGTCATGCCATTCCAACGGGAACACCGGGAAGCCCAGGCGGTCACCGTCACGCTTGCTCAACTTGCCGTTGCCTTCCGGTTTCAAAAGCAAAGCCAGGTGTGCAAACCGGGGCATCGTGTCTTCCCATCCGAAATAACGGTACAACAGTACGTGAAGCGGGGCACTCGGCAACCATTCTTCACCACGGATCACATGCGTCACTTCCATCAAATGATCGTCCACGATATTGGCCAGATGGTAAGTAGGCAACTGGTCGGCTGATTTATATAAGACTTTATCGTCCAGGATAGAAGAGTTGATAATCACTTCGCCACGGATCAGGTCGTTTACATGGATATCTTCATCCGGTTCGATCTTGACGCGGACCACATACTGGTTGCCGGCATCGATCAAGGACTTCACTTCTTCTTCGGAAAGAGTCAGCGAGTTGCGCATCTGCATACGGGTAGACGCATCATACTGGAAATTGGGGATTTCCTTCCGTTTGGCATCCAGCTCTTCGGGGGTATCGAATGCGATATAAGCACAACCGGCGTCCAACAACTGATCGACATACTTCTTGTAAATATCCCTGCGTTCGCTCTGACGGTAAGGCCCGTATTCGCCTCCGAAGCCGACACCTTCGTCAAACTTGATCCCCAACCAGGTAAGCGCTTCTATAATATAGGCTTCCGCTCCGGGAACAAAACGCTGCGAGTCGGTATCTTCAATACGGAGAATCAGATCTCCACCATTCTGTTTGGCAAATAGATAATTGTATAAAGCTGTACGAACACCTCCGATATGCAAGGCCCCAGTGGGACTCGGTGCAAACCGGACTCTAACTTTCCTTTGAGTCATAATCTTTCTATGTGATTTATGATTTGTGATTTATGAATTGTGATTTATAACGACGCATAAATCACAATTCATAAATCATAATTCCGTTTACTGCGGCAAAAGTAGCCCTTTTTTTTCTCTTAGTAAACTTTTTTATGTACATTTCGCCTTTCAATACATAAAACAGAACATTATGAAAGCAAATAACTATAGCATACATCCGAGTGTCTATTTTATTGTGGCGGCCTTGTTGATCGCTTACTTCTTTCCGAGGGAAGGAAAATTCCGTTACCAATTCTATGAAGGAAAACCTTGGCGGTACGGGTTGCTTACCGCTCCGAGCGACTTCCCGATCTACAAGACTGATGCGGAAGTACAGGCCGAACGCGACAGCGCTCTCAAAAAGTTCGAGCCTTATTACCGACTGGATACCACAATCGAATCTGAAGAGATAGACAAACTACGCGCCGACTATCAGGGCACGCTGAGGAACCGGGCGACTCCGGCCTATATGCAGTATATCGAAAACAGCTTGCAAAAGCTATACCGGGATGGTATCATTTCTACCCAGGACATGGATGAACTCAAGAAGGAGGAATATCCCCGCATCAACCTGCTCGCGAGCAGCGTAGCGCACCCCCATTACAGTAGCGATTTTTTTACAGTCAAGACGGCGTATGAGTTTATCATCAACAATTGCCCCTCTTATCTGGACAAGTCGGTATTGCAATCTTGCGATATCAACAATTATTTGGTGGAAAATATCACATACGACAAGACGATGTCGGAAAAAGTCAGGGAAGATATCCTGAACAGCATCCCGCTGGCCAACGGCATGATACAGGCAGGAGAACGTATCGTCGACCGGGGCGAAATCATCGACAACCATACTTACAATGTGCTCCGTTCCCTTAAGATCGTACACGAGACCAAGTCCGGAGGAGCCCAACGGCAAGGTATCATCATGGGAGGCCAGTTCGTGCTGGTATTCGGTATTCTCTTCTGCTTCTGGCTGTACCTGTGGTCTTTCCGGTTGAAAATCCTGCATAACAGGAGGAATGCGCTTTTCCTCGTACTATGCGTATTCGTGAGCTGCATACTAACAGAGCTTTGCG from Parabacteroides merdae ATCC 43184 includes the following:
- a CDS encoding GH92 family glycosyl hydrolase, whose translation is MNIRHSLLGLFLPLSLFSCHTVEKEAVGRPLSSYVNPFVGASTNTELAGASHGLGKTFPGATAPFGMVQVSPNTITGGDNGPGYSYEHTTIEGFAFTQMSGIGWYGDLGNFLVMPTIGDLHTFAGTEDKPEEGYRSRYDKSTEKASAGYYSVFLSDYKIQAEATALPHSGMLRFTFPESKEARIQVDLARRVGGTSTLQSVEVVDDHTIKGWMQCTPDGGGWGNGDGKADYTVYFYAQFSKPFSGHGVWSADIPDDWGRKREDVCSERYREAIRQAAIHPSVSAFEGKHLGFYANFETKPDEVILLKSGISYTSLKNAEENLAAEMKDFDFDRTHAECVRLWNDELAKVSVEGGTDEEKRVFYTALYHTLIDPRLCSDINGEYTGADKKIHQTGKFRKRTIFSGWDVFRSQMPLQTIINPEMVNDLVNSLVEIADQSGNEYLERWELLNAYSGCMVGNPAISVLCDAYRKGIRDYDVEKAYRYALNTSRRFSNNDDGYTPGNISCTLEYDYTDWCMARLAEWLGKEGDRAHFDKRALSYATIFDPESGWFRPRNEKGVFSSLPEKGRLQEGYGCVESNPYQQGWFVPHDVEGMIRLMGGREKVLADLTDMFEKTPGDYLWNDYYNHANEPVHHVPFLFNRLGMPSLTQKWTRDICRNAYHDKVTGLVGNEDVGQMSAWYVLAAAGIHPICPGDGRYEITSPVFDRVEFRLDPAYAAGGSFVIEARDNSPENIYIQSATLNGKKYDKCYLTHDDLAAGGTLVLQMGVKPSDWGKD
- a CDS encoding 3-deoxy-D-manno-octulosonic acid transferase, giving the protein MYSLLIHFYAFIVAMISPFHRKARLMRFGQWKTNSILREKIDRNAKYIWFHASSLGEFEQGRPMIEKVKAQYPEYKILLTFFSPSGYEVRKNYNGADIVCYLPFDTPYRVKKFLNLANPAVAVFIKYEFWGNYLRELKKRGIPVYIISAIFRPDQLFFQWFGVPYRKMLYCFTHLFVQDERSKELLGQYGIRNVTVYGDTRFDRVLDVRNQARELPEFERFVGERCQTLIAGSSWPQDEEILIPYFNEHPEMKLIIAPHEIHREHLMYIESLLKRPSVRLSDVMQDKSLLEGKDCLIVDSFGLLSSIYRYGTIAYIGGGFGAGIHNTLEAAVYGIPVLFGPRFQKFKEARDLIKVGGGFSVASKDEFVAKMDELLTYAEVLKAAGESAGQFVKGNAGATDGILKELAL
- the gltX gene encoding glutamate--tRNA ligase, with the translated sequence MTQRKVRVRFAPSPTGALHIGGVRTALYNYLFAKQNGGDLILRIEDTDSQRFVPGAEAYIIEALTWLGIKFDEGVGFGGEYGPYRQSERRDIYKKYVDQLLDAGCAYIAFDTPEELDAKRKEIPNFQYDASTRMQMRNSLTLSEEEVKSLIDAGNQYVVRVKIEPDEDIHVNDLIRGEVIINSSILDDKVLYKSADQLPTYHLANIVDDHLMEVTHVIRGEEWLPSAPLHVLLYRYFGWEDTMPRFAHLALLLKPEGNGKLSKRDGDRLGFPVFPLEWHDPKSGEVSSGYRESGYLPEAVVNFLALLGWNPGNDQEVMSMDELIHSFDLSRCSKSGAKFDYEKGKWFNHHYIQAMDNKEAAALFMPILESHGVKADPAYVEKVVAMMKDRATFIKDLWDLCSFFFIAPTEYDEKTRKKRWKEDSAAQLAELIEVLRAREPFDIEGTEEEVKAWIESKGYHLGNIMNATRLALVGEGKGPHIFDITEALGKEESIRRIQRAIDKLSIDN